The region aaacaaaagaccgcacttgcaattcctctgttaaagtATGGTACATTGAGccggtggaagttactagctaattcgatgcccaagggtgaagctggtaagatgtcttgggaagattttgtggtacaactgaaattTCAGTACTGCGATGAGTAGGATCTTtcggaaatcaacaatgagttcgagaatttaaagaaaggaaagatgagtgttactgaatacgctgctagttttatggaaaagatgaagcttgttcctcatctagttccacctgaactctctaaggtcaacaagtttgccctcggattaccagtggactttggtctgatggttaagcaagcaaccactttgaaagccgccatttgggctgctaagaatgttgaggttcatattagagagaagggtctggagagagcagaagttggtgaaaagagaaaatttgaaggaactttaggttccaataagaaaagcaaattttctaagtccaagaagtttggaggaggaggaggaggtgaagcgaaatggtgtgagaagtgcaagaaaaaagcactctgggaaatgCAGTGACGAGGTGACTTgattcaaatgtggaaagactgggcattatgctAACGTGTGTCCGTCCGACAAGAGAGTATGTTTTGAGTTccatgaagtagggcatgttcttaaggactgtccaaagaggaaggatgcagcaaagcccaatctaccaccaaagctgaaggcgagagcctttcaggtGACACTTGAAGCTacaaaagaagaagtcgatgtcgtgtcaggtacctttcttgtaaacgaattgtctacccaaattttgtttgattctggagccaattactcctttatatcacatgaatttggtaaaaagctagctttgcctgtagataagCTAGTTAACGCTTTATTAGTCGAGATTGCCAGTAACAAGTTTGTTCCACTTGGAATTATTGCCTACCGATTttaatggattcgacatagttttaggaatggattagCTTAACACTAACGATGCATaaatattatgtagaaagaagatagtgaaagtaaacccgccagggaaagagtcgtttatggtgtatggagacaaacacaTAGTatattctggaatcatttccctaatgaaagtcAGGATATGTTTGGCCAAGGGAtatacatcatatctagcattcgtggtcgatgctaagatggaaaagaaggaggtgcagaatattctggtggtgtgtgattatctggaagtctttcctgaagatGTTCCCAAATTGCCCCctaatcgacaagtagaatttcgtattgaATTTTACCAGGAACaacgccgatagcaaaagcaccatatcgattagcaccaacagagatgaaagaacatatgacacaacttcaggagttattagacaaaggtttcattcgacctagttcatctccctggggagcccttgtgttatttgtaaagaagaaagaggggatcatgagaatgtgcatcgattatagagagctgaacaaagtgacgataaagaacaagtacccgttgccaaggatcgatgacctgttcgaccaattgcaaggttcgagctatttctcgaagatcgatcttaggtcgggataccattaACTAAAGGTGAGatagcaggatatcgaaaagactgtgtttaggacaagatatggacactatgaatttttgattatgtcgttcggattaaccaatgccccataaactttcatggatttgatgaatagggtttgtaaaccattcctagatatattcgtgattgtattcatagacgacatcttgatttattcgaaaagcaagcaggagcatgaaaagcatctacatgaagtgctagaagtcttgaaataggagaagctgtatgcaaagttctccaaatgtgaattgtggattcaagaagtccaatttttaggtcatgtggttaaccaagaaggaataatgttTGACCCATCAAatattgaagttgtgatgaagtgggaacaaccaaaaagccctacggagatttgaagctttttaggattagctagatattaccgaaggtttatcctaggcttttcttcgattgctactccattaacaactttgacccataaaggagctacttatgcttggaatgagaaacataaggaagcctttgagaagttgaagaagagattgtgtgaagcactgattctttcgttgcctgaaggagttgatgacttcgcagtttatagagatgcatctggagttgggttgggttgtgttctgacccaaagggataaagtgataatgtatgcatcgaggcaattaaaggagcatgaaaagaactaccacaCTCATAATCTAgagttggcagcagtagtatttgccttaaagatatggaggcattatctttatggtactaaatgcaaacttttcactgatcataagagtctccaatatctctttaatcagacgGAATTGAACATGATGCAACGacactggctagagttactcaaggacttcgactgtgagatactttaccaccctggtaaagcaaatgttgttgctgatgctctcagtcggaaggtaaaccttgaaaagaaaaggccaagagcattgagagttgaagttgtctcgacaattatggaaagtataaagaaagctcaagaggaagctttagagaaaaatgaccgaaaggaagaacttttgggcaaaacgttagtatttggtacaaacaaccaagggttgaaggtattccaagataggatttgggtacctaagacgggcggagtaagagatcttctgatggaagaagctcacaagaccatgtactcgattcatcccgggagTACAAAAATTTATAGGGATCTaaagccctattattggtggccaatGATGAAGCTcaatgttgctaagtatgtgccCGAGTGTGTAATTTGTgctagagttaaggcacaacatcagaaaccatatgggagtttagaacctttacccgtacccatgggtaaatgggtagacatcaccatggattttgtgactaaactgcccagaacaaggaacggtcacgacatgatttgggtggtcgttgatcgcttcactaagagtgcggatttcatagcagccaacgagaaatggtctatggataaacttgcgaattcttacgtgaaggaaattgtgaggcttcacggtgttccgctaacgattgtatccgatcgtgacagccgttttacctcaaggttatgaaggagtctacaagaggaattgggtgcCAAGtcgtgtttaagtacagcttaccatccgcaaaccaatggtcagagcgaatgaacgattcaaacattggaggatatgctgagagcatgtaccctagaattccaaggtaactggaaTGAACACGTACCTCTAGTAGAATTGTCCTATAATAacagtttccactcaagcattaagatggcaccttatcacgctttgtatggggaaaagtgtcgaacgccatcatgttggctggaagttGGGGAAAAGCAggttatgggacctgaaatagtccaccagactgctgaaaagttgaaagtgataagggaaaggatgttagctgctcaagatcaacaaaagagttatgctaacaagaaaagacaaccgataacctttgaagttggagattcggttttacttaaagtctcgtcgtggaagggacttgtAAGATttaggaaacgaggaaagttgagtctaaggtttattggaccgttcaaagttctttagaagatcgggaatcaagcttacaagctagagttaccggaagaactggagggtattcataacacctttcatgtgtgttatttgagaaagtttacGGGAGATGTGCccaacataattccgatttctgagttaaggtttgatgaaaacaagaggttgatcgaagaacatgaggcaatcgttgaccatacgactaagaagttgcgacgcatgatggtcgatttagtgcttgtgtgttggaaacatacgaatgggccaaatctcacttgggaaacggagagtgacatgatgagtcgctacccacatttgtttggtgatatatgatttcgaggacggaatcatcctaagggggagagaatagtaacactcgtgtttctagcctaggcatttatattgacgtgatagtctaggttaacctttgtaactcattttgaagaaatgaaaaggaattatgtgaatattatgtgaattatgtgtttatgcttaattattagcgtttaattaattaagaataaaaataagcgtcaaaattaaagtgtgagataagcctgatatctttacataaatttgtagtggtcgaaacaaggatttcagggatataaagaataccaaaatctgagttataacgaagaagttatgacctgtcgaagtttcgcgacaaaaccagcacaatgctgaatgtcgtaaaaagtgagtttttgataaactactttttagccttagtgatctaaacgcaagtcatagtattcgttaaaacgagaagttcgataaaaagaacgcccaaatctgacttcgtatgacgaagttatgatttttcgaagtttcagctaagtagtagacagctaaaaattcgaattttagatcgagcgatttttagccgacacaacctaaatgagaatcgaagatctcgttattagtagcacaacggtaaaaagtctgacaaaaacggacctcggatgaagaagttatgaatttttaacggatttcctgtccctgtctgttaaaaataataataaaaaattaaaaacaaaattagcccacgaagtctaaatggaagttgtagagcgtaattttagctacgcgtgcatataaagaatgtcaaaaacgaagcttgtatgtgaaagttatgaattttagaagattttggcacaaaattcgagaaatttcgcatacaTAAGCTTCACCCGGaagtgccacgtcaccctcgcctcgcttGTGCCACGTATCCGAAATCTGCTGATTCACCGAAGCCACCTGGCGAGACGTGTCTCCTGCCCTCGCATCCGAAGTCCGGTCCAGAAGTGGTCTGACGCGTGTTCCACTCATCGTGTCCAAGCCTCGCAGAAGGAACCACGTCCGAAGCCTCAGACTAGACCGCGGTCCAATTAGGAGGCGACAACGAGCCCCTCacaggtgcgagccatgtgcgagccatgcacAGCCCACGTGCGAGCCCTCCCCTGCGAGCTTCGGATCTGCGATGCGTGGCCTCTTCTCATCCCTTGGATTAGAAACCTCGCCCCTAtatatagaagggtgcgagacctcccgggtaactttgaaaatttgccacttttaacctcttttcccatattttcttcatattaacatcccaCAAAGACCCGATGTCGATTATAAGCCCTGGAATACGCCACGAagcgcccgagaagcccgaaaatttatcttttcggttttgaagcccgacctttgcaaagcccggtttctcaataaaactcacGGTTTAATTAGAAACGattgttttaggaaacgaattgttcGCCGATAATCATCAAATcttgtgagtgtatagtcactttcattttacacatagatatggcgtgtttaccttataatacacgctatgtgtaaatatattaattgtttatttgaggtgattgttgagttgatgttttatacaagttttagactgtataagtatttttatctacaaatatgttgggtagaacatgggtagatagtgatgtgtgataaaataaaattgatgacaggcgtcgatgtgttttgagatccagtcatctagcggagtttggaacGACCACAGACaaagtccagtgggaaacattagcaggtccgcaacttgtaggtgttaatgaactaagagtgttcattcgctgtactccatccccctcatggttgcctttaggacatgtatgacTGAgaaaaccccttagcagtagtgtccatcccgatgatattctttaagctaggtcccttgtgataagtgtttagagacgtaaagtaaggataacgggaacaggtaattagggttattgttgattgatgaacttagtaagtttattattattgtgggttgaaaaccctatatgctcaccagcctcctaagcctgacccactcagctttttatgttacaggtagtggaccccgagcatagtcggagaaTGACGagatatttttggattataggccagtagttgtaaataattgttgaaaggcttataatgtcttgtttatgcttttgatttgtatcggaacatgacatcccgaggttttgatatatatggaaaatatataccttcttaatgaagggttttgataaacttttatcatatcttgtttggggaccaattccgcaacatcttttaaaaagatttctctgattttaatttaaaaagcataaattaaatcggtcttttctggccgagaaattagcgGATGTCACATAACCGAAGAAGATTGAAAACCCCATTCTGAAAAGCCTGTTGTAGATACTCAATTTGTTCGAATTAACTCTCTTCGGACCATGTCATCTGTTTTTATAGCTAAATCTAATGGCATTATTTTCAAACCTCAACTTTCTAAACCAAGTATGCCGTCAaacaaagaacaaaatattttagaaaactgtttctcgaaaatcttcaaaacaaaattttgtttgGAAAGTAAAAAATCTCAAATATGAAAGTGCAACTCCGAGAGACACAATGGTTCTTACCACTCCGAAAGTAAACAATCCGAGAAAAGTTGTTTCGAAACCACATGTCATTGAGTATGATTTTTGGATAGATGAGAAAACCATGGCTTTCTGCCTGTTGCCAAAAGGATCTCGAAACAAATATTACAAAACATCTGTTTCCCAAAAGTCACAACTGAAGTACAAAGTCTGTGCCCTTCTCCTTAAACCTAACTCAGAGCCTAAAAAGTCCACAACTCACTAATTTTATAGGCACTCTATGCTTCAAACtaagaaacaatatggtatattgatagtgcatGATCCATGCACATGACAGGATAGAAGGATTTTCTGCGAGATCTAAAACTTTCTGCAAATGATGGCTATGCGTCGTATGGAAACAACTCCAACTCTCAGATTCGTGGTTATGGAATCCTTACAAACGAAAATTTCTCCATTTCGAACGTGGCGTATGTAGCTGATTTGAATCAGAAATTGATTAGTGTTTCTCAACTCACTGATATAAATTGTCGAGTTGAATTCTGCAAGAAACAAAACTATGTCATATCAAAAGACCGGAAGGAATGTTTAATCAAGTCAAATCGCAAAAAGAACATGCATCATCTTGATATCAACATGATCATTGGCAAGCTTCAGCTCTGTTTACTCTCCAAATCCGTTCCTGATGccagttggttatggcatagaaGGCTTCCTCGTTTAAATTTCATATATTTATGAATGATCTTGTTTCCGGTGAAAGCCACTCCTCAAGtttgaaaatgatcatttttGTGTTGCGTGTGAGTGTGGAAAGCAATCGAAGAAGGGTCATCCAGTCATCATTGAAAAATCTATCTTGGAGCCATTAGAACTTGTACACATTGAACTATGTGGACCCTCAACAGTAGAGAGTCTACATCACAAAaaatacattcttgttattgtagatgattttacgAGGTTCACCTGGGTCTTCTTCCTTTGGCTAAAGTTAGAAACAGTTTCATAACTTATCAATTTTATAAAAGGAATTGAAGTTCTCGTCAAACTACATATAATACGAAcccaaagtgataatggttcggaGTTTACAAATGCAACTATTCAGAAATTCCTCACCGAAAAAGGTATtgatcacaacttctcagctccctacactctaGAACAAAACAGTGTAGTCGAAAGACGCGATAGAGCACTAGTTGAAGCTGCTCAATCCATGCTTAACTTTGCAAATCTTCAACTCTATCTTTGAGCCGAAGCCGTATCAACAACTTGTTTCACTAAGAATTAGAGTAGTATTAATCGATGTCTCAGCATGACACCGTACGAACTCATGAACGTTCGTAAGCCAAGTATTTCTTTTCTTCATATTTTAGGATGCTGGTGCTTCATCAAAATAAAGCGAGATTGGTGGCCAAAGGATTCACACAAATCGAAGGACTTGATTACAATGAGACCTTTGCTCCTGTTGCCTGTCTTGAAGTTATCATAATATTTCTTGGTTATGCTACTTACAAAGGCTTTAAGGTTTACCTGATGGACGTCAAAAGTGCTTTTCTAAATGGTGAACTAGATACTAATGTGTATCTCCAACAACCTCCCAGTTTTGTCAATCCATCATTTCCGAACTACTACTACAAACTCTGAAAAGCTGCGTACGATCTCAAGAAAGCTCCTCATGCCTGGTATAAGACTCTTACCGACTTTCTCAAGCGGTCTTGTTTTCAAAGAGGTATTCTCGATCCTACCCTATTTCGAAGATGAAATGGAAAACATCTTATGCATGTCCAAATATacgttgatgatatcattttggATCCACATATTCATTAATGGTTGATGACTTTGCTGAGTTAATGATCAATATATTCCAAATGAGTATGAATCGTGGATTGAGCTTTTTCCTCGGTCCTCAAATTAAGCAAACAAATTGAGGAATTTTCATTCACCAAGAAAAGTACATCTCAGAACTTCttaagaaatactcaatggacacaTGTGCCTCTGCTACGGTACTTATGGGTTTTGTACACAAAAGCTTTTCAGACCCATCAGGTGTTGctgttgatgaaaagaagtacagTGCAATGATTGGATCAATATTCTATCTTACGCCAAGTCGTCCAGACATTATGCTTGCTACATGTCTATGTGCCAGATTTCATGTCaatccaaagatgtctcatcttttgTCTATTAAGCAAATATCCCGATACCTCAAAGGTACAGAGAGTCTCGGAATCTGGAACCCAACAAACAAGAGTTTTCTCCTTCAAGCATATTTAGAATCAAAATATTGTGGTCTACAATTGGACAAAAAACACACATTAGGTGGCTGCCAATTTTTGGGTGGTCGTTTGGTTAGTTGGTCATCTAGGAAACACAATTGCATTGCACTCTTAACAACCGAAGCAGGATACACTATTGCTGCTAGTTGCACATCTCAAGCTCTTTGGATGAAATCACAACTTTTGGACTATGGTTACTGGTTCAACGAATTCCAATCTggtgtgattcacaaagtgccatTACAATCTTGCACAATCCAATTCAACACTCAATGGCGAAGCACATCGATATACGGAAACAATTCATTGAAGATCATGTTTTAAATGGTAATATTAAAGTTATTTTTACTCCATCTGATGATAAGATTTCTGATGTCTTTACTAAGTCATTAGAAAAAACAAAGTTCAATAGTTTTCTAAAGAAAATGGGTATAATGATGCCTGATCTATAGTTCTTTCAAGAGGCTTGTACTCTCTGATGGTAACATCAGGAAGTGAACTAGTTCCGAAGTCAAATATTCTCTCATCTTAGAATTGTTGCCTTTCGGAGTAATTAGTATCATTTTAGTTCTCTTTTTCTAACCACTTTTTCCAATCTTAAGATGTACAGTTCACTTAGTCCTTTGAAGTTCATGACCAATATAGTCACATTTGCATTTTGTTATAATCATGCCTCGGAACATACTTCATAAGTATGGTAAGAAGATCATCTCGGAATTCAATTTCGAAACATTATTGAATTTTCATCTTATCTGTGTTTCCGAGATCAGACCCTTCTTCTCTTGGAGTCTCTCAATTTGTTTAACAAGTGTCCACTAGGATCTTCCTATCTTTGAATCTCTTATATTCAATCCGAGTCTGTGCAATCTTGTACTCTATATTAAgtacaaagtgttttcattccTATCTTGGAAGTATCTTATGATAGTTCATCTCGGAACCCTTGGGCTCCGAGATCACTTCAGAAATCCATCTCGGAGTATTCTATAATCCGAGTCCATTTTAAAACTTCATCTTGGAGCTTCTCTGCTTCGTGATCAATTCTTTCAGAAACTCAAAAGGTTTTTCACTATTTTTTTTGAAACGTTTTTATCTTAAGAACCCAAACGGTTACTTTTTTAAAAATGATTACCCTTTTAATCCTAGAAAACACACCACTCTTTTCACACGTCTTCGTAAATTGAACATCCCATCACCTATGTGACGGTTTCTATTTTGCACATCACGCCATAGTATCCTTTAGCCATTGCATATCAACTCAATCCCTTTTTGGCAACAAATTATATGCGGTCCGTATCCTTATCCGGTTTTCATCATTACACCTCTGACCTGACCCATTTCGTTAACCTATTAAAACCCCCTTTGAAACCCCTTTTTACCGTTTACGCTCACAAAAAGCTTAACCCTTTTCTCTCTACATCTGTGTTCTTCAAGCTCTCAACCTACAACAATGGCTTCCTACCAATTAGCTCCCAAAATCACAAAATCAATTCCAAAGAAGAAGTCATCGAAAGGATCTGCATCGTTTTCTTCAACAGAAGCCTTCCTCAAGGAAATAACACAACTCTTCTCGCTGGACCCCATGGACTACGATGAGTCCATCCGGGTCATGATCGATTTCATCTATCGACACCCCATCTATGTTCCACTTACTAAGATCCTTAATCCACCCCTTCTTTTTCACCTTCTTCAAACTGCGTTTGAGAGGGCCAGAattgatgttgatgttgttgagacTATGATTCCTAGAGATCACATTGTTGCACTTCATAAGAAGACTTTCCTAGATGTGATTAGAATTTCGGAAGACCCTGAAGGTTTCAATGTTCAAGAACCAACACCGCAAGAATTTTAGTCATTCCTTAACGACATTGGTTA is a window of Lactuca sativa cultivar Salinas chromosome 1, Lsat_Salinas_v11, whole genome shotgun sequence DNA encoding:
- the LOC111921462 gene encoding uncharacterized mitochondrial protein AtMg00810-like, with protein sequence MDTCASATVLMGFVHKSFSDPSGVAVDEKKYSAMIGSIFYLTPSRPDIMLATCLCARFHVNPKMSHLLSIKQISRYLKGTESLGIWNPTNKSFLLQAYLESKYCGLQLDKKHTLGGCQFLGGRLVSWSSRKHNCIALLTTEAGYTIAASCTSQALWMKSQLLDYGYWFNEFQSGVIHKVPLQSCTIQFNTQWRSTSIYGNNSLKIMF